In the genome of Malania oleifera isolate guangnan ecotype guangnan chromosome 5, ASM2987363v1, whole genome shotgun sequence, the window CATATCAATTATCCATTAGGACAATtaccccacacacacacacacacacacatatatatatatatatatatatataattaatacaaatttgaagaaaatgtaatacacaattattttaaatttcttctaaatttatgtaaatttaaaatcaaaactaTGAGCAGCAAATAAATCACATTCTATTTTACCAATTTTGTTGCTGTTACATGGACTCGTAATGACACAGTTTTGTGACACTAAATATTTTTCACCTTTCTATAAATGTTTTTTGGATGAActcaaaatagaaaataagaaagatTAAAATATTGAGTAGAATGATCAAGTTTCTATATTGTTTACTGTTAGTATTTGGAGGAGAATTAAAGAATTATTTTCTTTAGTATTATACTAATTAAAAACTTTGTAGTTTAGTTCATTGAATGAATTGAGGCTTCATTTTAAGTTTGCATTTTACAAAACCTTTTGGAAGTGGGGTGGGTTGCTTTCTAAAAATacgtgaataatatttttatgaatAAGAGGTAAGAACggaccaaaataataaaataattaattaaaaaaaatattgaacaatttgATTTAAACACTCCATAGAATTTTAATACTAAAACATTTTTCACCTTCAAGCACATCCTTATCACTTTAAATCAAACcactaataatattttaatttgttgCAATTCTATTGTGataacccaaataataataaaatttaaataataaagatgaagGGAACtggagacagtaacagaaggaggtagttgacttcgtcgacgaacgctggACTTTGAAAGGAATAATCGAGGAAAATCatcagggattcgtcgacaaagactgaatttcgtcgacgaagaaataccgaaagagttttgagccgactgaatttcgtcgacgaggactgaatttcgtcgacgaaattattgaaggatttgtcgacgaatgacgtggctcgtcaacgaatccaattctataaatatagaaaaatccatATATTACTTCATTGTTAAGCAAAcatttctctcctctctcctcccttcggttcttactctctctctctctctcatcgattttgggttagatttacgccggatcaataatccgaagtcaccatgatgcttctggagaagttctctccaaatatgtCGGAatagatcgttggtgaaagcaagttggaaatcatccctaagttgaagtAAAGTTTTTAAAGTCAAATTTGATATTacgacagttataagaaatgatatacgcgcgagaatactgaagtttaatactgggagttttcagttttagggtattgattaggaaattctacgggggttagactaggatattttaggggctttctcagtaatcaggtaatggaataaactaaaacagttactttcttgcaaattattgttatttataagaaaagttattttcaggaaaagtatatattatatctgtacgtttgagaaaaatactgttactatgttaatatatatatatatatatatatatatatatatatgtatgagatatcaGCAACTGTGATTtcagaatataatgtatggtttttatatagcaaatgtgtggcataaatattattttacattgaagaatatcatgatatgacaaataTACGAATGGGATACGTTTTGAAAAATTATGAAAGAGGTAGTACATtacaatgttgaaatacatgttaaatgatttatttttagaatgatattatgatatgttcggcgcaaggccgtaatttatgaaatgttcggcgcaaggccatgatatatgaaatattcggcgcaaggccatatttatgcaaTTATAAAAGATGTTATATGATTATGCATTATACgttatcagaacttggatgttagtttagttcagttcgggagttcggtaccgtagctaattataaatcagatatctctgttcaaacttgtgctaaccaccccacgagggggtgggagatggatagtcggtgtgacttcagtgtagagttgtagacgtccacttggaagtccggaccagagtgtggcgggcctatcgtacttacatacatatttgactcggcagtggttgggcaaccattgtcgggtcctgccttcgggttacacaacccgtcatggggggtaatacattacattagctagctattcatcttaggtatgttttcagtattatcaattatcatagatgttttatgtacgatatgatttattagtaaatatgaaagtatgtgattatctagtatgatatgatgaatgtttacagaaatatgaaatgtactgtatatgtataaatgccttaaatattcatattgtcacataattgtatttagtttatttttccttactgaaaagtgtctcaccccaaactaaatatatttttcaggataCCTTGAGTGATCGGCGGGTCGTAGCCGCCGTGGAGTCAGTGatattaccccgctaggagggtgagattttgtactagggtcagaatcaTTTTGTGTTGgaccctagagttattttgatgtttatggaGATGTATATaaaatacagtattatgatgttgtagtaaactctgatattatgttttatggatggatgatttagattttatgcttactgctacttaggtttccgctgtgattggcaaagtgtccctgctacccacgggtttgggttaaGATTGTTAtcatttatgttaaattaagcaggtcgttatatcTATCAGATAGCGTTCTATTGTTATCATACTCTAAAAATTCGTCTGCTGTTATTGATAACACTATGATATATATCGAGCATTGATTTGACTTGTTTGTCACTAATAAGGAAAAAGCAAGACTTGAGCTTTGTATGAATATTAATCAAATTATTATCTTAATTTGATCAATTGATTGTATGAATATTTTTTATCATTTCGACATATTTGGTCAATAAAAATTAATGAGGTTGTATTTCTTGTTTTTCAATCAAACTGTGTATGAGAATTGTGTAATTTGATCTGTTTCTTCGAGGGCTTCTAAATTTATGGTGagatttattaattatttttaccTTCAACAGTGATTATGATCTAAGTTATGATGGCTTAGAgagtaaaattaattaatttcttttaacCTCATGAAACCAACCTTGTTAAATGAAaatttgatggttctccaagataATTTGACAGACCCCAATGTGCAGTTATTAGAAgagcatatttttttaaaaataattacccCAAGCAAACAGAgataacaatattttaatattatttgaaaGATGATTAAAAATTGTCACAATTGccttattatatttttaaaaaaatttagagttCGTTAATATGATATCACTTTTACTACACTTTCATTTACTCATGTTAGttccaaaataataaaattttaaagtttaatttcttgaataaaatagaatattaattttcatgaTGTTAAAAATTTTTCATTCTAACAAAATtttgttagcaccggaggagtctATGGGTAGGTTTGATAtacatgagtgagcaccaacttgatctAAAAAATTATATCTTgaacccaaccatgtatataagtatcTCATCATtcattcaattttttcaatgtggtaTAAACTTACAAGTATAATTCTCAACAATCtttccctcacttgtgagttctaatTGCCCCCCTTGAACGGAAtttgtctcccttatgggagtaagcccacTTTTCATATAGTTGTTTAAGTGATCATccattcaattttttcaatgtgagacaaactcactagtaaaattttcaataaatttgtGTTCAATTCAAAAATTTGATTGAACTCTATTTTACCAAAGTCAAAGTTGACCCACTTCCTAGAATTTGTAGaccaaaattttaatttggttttaagaaaattatcttcaaaaataacgaaaaaagaaaaaagaaaaagaaaaggaacatTTGCACTTGTGGAGTTGTACTTAACAATGTGAGACATTCGGACCCAAAATTTCGGCCCGGTCCAGACCAGCCGAGCCTGGCCCGTATTTGCGAGCCCAGCACTTCTGAGGAACCATGCCCAAAGGCCAACCCTATGGCTATGGGGGCCTCTCGCTCGATTCAACCGTGAGTTCGTTGTTGCAGGCTTCCGAAGATTGGCTCAGAAATGGCGATGATGCAGTGGTGCGGCGCAGTAGCCAGGAGGATGATGATGACGGAGCGATCAGCGGTCGCATCATCTCTGTTCTCGCCGGCGGCTTCATCGTCCTCATCACCGGCGGCGGTGCCGATCCTATGCGGGCGAGGGGATAAGAGGACGAAGAAAGGGAAGCGGTTCAAGGGAACGTACGGCAACGCGAGGCCCAAGAGGAAGCAGATGATCCAGCGGATCAAGGACAAGGTTGAGGTCCCCAGGTCCACTCCTTGGCCTCTCCCTTTCAAGCTCATTTGATTTCAAAATCTTCTCCACATTTACTATACTCCCTTTTGTAAGTTTGTAACCCTCTAGTATTGTTCTTGAGCTGgggtttttctttccttttttcgtCGATTGTGAACTTGGCTTCAGTGCCTGTACATTTTCTTTTTTATGAGATATGAATGAATGAACCCCGTGTTTTACATGGTTCTTGGAAATTTTTCTTTCAGCTGTTCAATTTGTGTGCCTAACTTGTACGTGAATGGGTTTGAGTTGGTTTTTTGGTTGGCCcctaaatttgaaaaacaaaaatgattgAATTGGTGGGAACAATAATTCTTATGATTTTCTCTCCATTCTATTAAAAATTACTTTCAAACTGTGAAGGGAGTTCCAGGATAAATTAGAAGTGAAACTCATTTCTTTTTTGCGTGAAATGTTAGTGATGCATTTTCAACTCTACTCGACACAGTACTGCTGACTGGTTAGGTCTTGCTAAATTTGCCTCCTTTTTTGCAATTCTACTTTATTTTATATACGTTGTCTGCTTAAGATATGTAGTAgctataaaaaatagaaaaatagaaaTTTAGGATTTATGCTTTTGGTGTTGAATGTAGATTACATGGTAGTTATTTGCTGACCCATTCCGTGGGTGTGGAGCTGTAGGAGTATTTTGTTCTAGATTTTTATAGAATTCAGTGAACACTTTGGATCATGCTGTTAGCTTGCAAGTTGCAAACAAATGAAGTCATGAGAGGGAGAGATTATCTATCCTCAAAAAGTAGTTGAATATTGCATCAATCGATCAGTAATTCCTAGAAGTGGGAAATTTGAAGAACATGGCATGTGCTTAGGATGGCAAAATGACTAAAATCAACTGCCAGAGGAAGTGTTTTGGCAAAATCTCCAGAATTTTCAGCTGTTTCCGATGGAAACATGATTCAATTGCCGTCACTGCCATTGAAATTAAGTCAACAGTTGCCTTGAGGCTGGGTTTTGGTTTAGGCCTTGGTTTTGAAACCTCCAATGCAcccaaatatacaaataaacattttttttaaagcaGTCGTTGGAGTCTAAACTCATCTGATTTTTCATCCTCCCCCATGGTCCTTAATGTAATTTTATAAGAACAGGCATGGTTTTAAGGGTTTTATGCTTGCCCTCTAGGTTTTCGATATATGAAGGTCTAGATGTATCTATGTCTCGAGATTGTTGAATTAGCATGGTGGAATTGAAAATGTTGGAAGAGGTAGTTAATGGAGTGGCAATGATAGGTTTTATCATTTTAGAATGGATGCGTTTAGTGGTAGAATCTATAGTTGGAAAAGAGAGAGGAAGTCACCTTGATGATTTGGTCATTTACAACAAGGACTAATGACTTTGCCcaaaagaaattataaaaataaaaaaattgaaagaaagataaagaaaagaaaagagccAAGGACACCATTCTAGTTAAATGTAGTTGAAGCATAGGAGCAGCCATAAAGATGTGGTCATGAGAGTGAGGAGTCACCTTTCGGACTATTTTGTGATGGAAGTATGGAAGGAATGCTTGTGGAGGCTGCCAGAATACCTTCTACTTACACTATTTTGAAGACATGGCTTCTGTTAGAAACTTAGAATGGAGAGGGTTCATGTAGCTAAACCTAGATAGCTATAGGAGTGTAGAGCTTTGTCGGCTGAGTAAATTTGGGATTGAGGACTTATTGTGGAGTGCATCTTACACCTAATAACAGAGAATGAAAGTGTGCTGCAGATTGGTTAGAAAACCAAAGTTTTAGTTATGGGGTTGGCCTAAGTGTGTTCAGAGAAATTTAGTCAGCGTATCACCTGCAAAAGATAGCAATGCTTTTCTTCAACTGGGGTCAGCAACCAGGgccatttttatttgtttatttactttgctGTGCAAAAGTCAACATTTCTATTGAGTATTGGCAGGTGTTACCTCTAACGGAACCAATCATCCAACAGTTGGTATTCTGCCATGTCATTAATGTTGTATGACGTACACCATTACTTTTTGATGATTGCCATGATGATACTGTTGCATAAGTTTGGTCTTGAATTTTCTTAAGAAGACACATGTTGGATGGGTAAGTGTAGGCTCCCCTTCTCTCTTGCAGAGGAGCTGAAATGCTGCGACATGGCATTGAAATGAGGATGTGGGACTTAACAGCTCATCAAAATCTATCACATGGCATTAACTCTATCATTGTAAGGCAATATTTGATAATATGGCATGTGGATTTGGCATGTTAAGTGGCATCATATACCATACAATTATGTGAACAATTAAACCAGCACTACCATAGGGTGTTCTGTCAATTTGGCATTCTTCTAATACGCTTGTGATTAAGAATAGAATATAGAGTCAAGTATAACATATGAGACATCAACTGGCATTCCTGGTTAAGTGGGAAATTTTGAAGTCACTGTTTTCTCGCTCGAATCCACATTTGCTTCTTTATTTTACTTGGAAAAGAGACGAAAGGTAGGTTTTTAACGTGGCTTTTCATTCCTCTTGCTCACAGTTAAATGTGAAATTGAAACTCACTggcttttgtgattttttgttaGTTTTGTGTGATTTCTTCCACTATGATTATGATATGTGGTAGGTGGGGTGTTGACACTCCACCACTTAACATTTGATTTATGCACACTATTTATGGTTCAAAACATTCATCCATGGTTTATGCATTCCAATAAAAATATACCAGATTTATATTATTCCTTATTTTTTTAACCTTTTAGTTCCGCATTTCCTttctgatttattttcagaaacaACCTTTAATCATCTTCAATGCAAGATGGCTCTGCAAACCAGAACCAATCTTTTAACTGTTCTCATGCATCAAAATCACATTGATCAAGAGCATTCATCAATCCTCCTGTCTGCACTGTAATCCCACTGAACAACACCACCTTCAACAGCAATCTCAAAAAGGACTACCCATATAAATATAGGTAGCATCGGTATCATGACCACCATTGAAACCAGACTTCTTCCTCCTCTGCAGCCAAGCCATTAATTTGAGGACGATGGAAGCAACAATGGCAATCCCATGGAAGAAGTAAACCAAACCAAACACAATACTCACAACTCCAAATAGGATAGCTAAGTGATGGTATCTGGGATCTTGTCTGGGTTCAGTTGCAAGTTTAAAACCAGTGTGCATGATCCACAGGAGCATGAGCATCGGAATCACAGATGCCACGATACCCGCAATATATGTTTGTATTGTCTTCGTCTCCTTCGCAGCTTCTTCATTGTCTGTCAATGCAGGAATCTGGGTTGCCTTCGCCTGCTCCGCTGTTTCATCTGCCATGAACACGCCAATGCGTGCAATATGCTTTCGGATGGTCCTTGCTTCTCTGGCGATTTGATCACCCATCTCCTTTTAGGGAATACAAATGGGAAAtaatggtggtgatgatgatgatggtggtgtATTCATATAGTGGAAATAATGAGAGAGTTGGTAGAGGATCTTAGAAGATGATACAAATTGAAATAGGAAAAGGTGTTGACGGGGTTTGTAGGTTTGTGGTTCAAAGTCTATATGTAGACTGATTCTCTTGGAAAAGATCTGCTTCAAGATAAGaagttccaatttttttttaattagacatttttataatttaattattttgataTGTATTTAATGTATTGTTCTTTTTTAATAGTTTAGGGGTAATGAATGAGTAAACAGtgatgttttatttatttattaaatatttttttatcaaaaatacATAAACCCCCTTGAGGTTTGACCAAAAATTACTAAGCTACCTTGTGTTTTTATTGTGAATACTAAATTCCTTCgctttttaaaactttgaaaaattataaTGCCATTATTTTTATTGacaaaaattaatatattaaatgaaataaaattttaataaataaaaatacagtTGGAAgataatatttttctttaaaccTACAAATAACTTTTAAATTCTTTATTATTGCCCCCATTATTATTAAATAGCTTAGGCATGATCGTCGAGGTCCATGAAAACATCGTATCTATCTATCTAAGAGACAATAAATAATTCGGCTGATGTAGATTGGATAAGTTCTCTTAGCAATAAAGTATTTTATGTTAATTCTCAATTTTAATACTTTTTGCTTTGAAAATATCATGACAAATAGATGTAAAGGAATTACTTTATGTATTTTTATgcttcaaataattttatttaaatattagttgagaaataaaaataatgacaatataagaaaaaaatttgtGTATCTTATAAATAATTCATAgctcataaaaaaatataattgataCATAAATATTCTTTTACTCACTCATAAATACTCAGAATTATTTACTACTTTCCTTTGGTGTTCAAATTTTAATATCAATTTCAAATTTAGAAAGATTTTTGTTATCACTCATATTTCAACTCATAATAATTAAGATGGAGTAAAGAATGAATACTaaagattcaaaaataatttcgataaaatgtaaaataatcaatACTAAAAACTATAAAGatcattaattttatttttaaaaaaaacttgaaGAAGCATACATTAAACTTGAATAGCATGAATTTAGTAGCTAGTATTAATGAAATTGGCATAGTTTGGTTGACTGCTTAAATTTAAGAGAATGATAACATAATTTTGAACGTGCAAAAGGGAATTAAATGCTTGTAGAGttgcaaaaataaaatttgagaccatttactagtaaaaatatttttaacatttatttttaatttaaattttctgtataataaatttaaataaaaataaaaatatttaattattttccaACTTTCTTAGCAGGCAATAAATATCATAGctcataaaaaaaatttgaattaaatATATGCGAATTGAGGGTTATACCGAgtgaaaaaaaaaacagtttaataaaataaatacaattgttttattatttttcaattaattgTTTAGAGCACACtcttttaaattagaaaaagataGAACCACTTTTATTACTtgctcaaaatgaaaaaaataaacaaatatttgACTATTTAATTGATGTAATTATCTAAATTTAGTGAtttaatcataaaaatattttttattaatataaaattaatactaagaaagaaacaaataatacttttatatgatatacccaaaatatatcacctaccataaGTCAAGAGAAGACTAGAGCCCACCATtgcagttaccacccaagtcaatTGCTTGGCTAGAGCAATTGACCCCAGCGCCATGATGACCAGAGCGATCTACGCCAGCGTTGTAATAACTGGAGGGATTCACGCCAAACGCCATAAACACGCTCATAAATGGCGAATCTCCTAAGGGTCAAACCTCGCCAATATAAAAGGGAAGCACTGCAAAGAGGTAAGACATCTCATCCTAACTTATTCTACTACTGCTTACAACCTCTCAAGTCAattccttacttaggcatcagagagatccctTGGAGTACATCCTGGGTCTTTCAAGCCACTCTTACTTAATCCTTTTTCAGGTGATCAAGATCGGAAAGTTCATTGGAGATCATTCGACATTTCTATtctgcaacagttggcgccgtctgtgggaacgcTTCTGAGAGGTTTTCATCTTGTTTTTGGTCTTCGATCCTTGAATCATGACTATGTCCAACACTTCAAGGTCAAAGTCCAATCACCCCAATCCATTCACTCAGCACCTGGTGACCATTCCAATGTAACAAGGGGAGAATTACTTGCCTTCCAAAGGAAAATGGAGGACATGGTAGCCTCCCAAAAGAAGATGGTGGACATGTTTAATATGATCCTACAGTAAAGGGGTCATATAGAACTTGCCCCCCACCATCAGCACGTAAATCCTGAATCATGCTAAAAAGATGCCAACACGAAGGAGAGTGATGAAAAAACCAACCCCACGAAGAAGGTGGAAGATGCAAACAGTGTGGGGACCAACGAACAATGATCCAACGAACTAGAGGAGAGGATCAAGAAGATTGATGAACTAGAAAATATAATGAAGGAGGTTCACACCAACCCCTCCTACGGAGAGACCTCGCTGAAGTCCTTAGATCCACCTTTCACCAGAGAAATAATGGAGGTCCCACTGCCGAGTAAGTTCAAAATGTCAAGCTTCGAAAGGTATGAAGGCTCGTCTGATCCCGTCGATCACCTAGACACCTTtaaggtgttgatgcaattgcaaggtataattatttatttggaatttatgggcttagaaaatattaatataatattttatttagggttgatttaatggaattaggattcttgattcaaggtccgggtgagcgccgcaggcataagtttgggattcctgttggcgtagttcaagaaatcaggtaggggaataaattaagtcagaattttcATGGAATTACTTATTATtctacaacattttatttcaaaaactatgtatgatataaaattatgtttggaaaaattgCTGCTCTTTATAgggaatgtttatatatatattattagggaaaatgatttaatttgtgtggcatgggtataaaatcttatgatttatgtGATGGAAAAATGTTATGTTTACAGAAGcttcatattattattgttttcgAGAAATGGTTAAAACagtacagaaattatatttttcgtaatttatAAAACGGCTCAAGGGCTATAATTTATGTGAAATGGCGCAAGGGActttaatttatatgatatgatatgaaatgtcgaCGCAAGGGTCGTAAtgaaagatatgttatttttatgaaaatattataatgatatgAAATGTCGACGCAAGGGCCGTAAtgaaagatatgttatttttatgaaaatattattatgttagatattatggTGAAATGGTTATATTCAGCATATGAAATACAGTATATGATATCAGTActcggatgacttagtttagtttagttcagcagcacggtaccgtaactatatatgtattcagattatgttagtgctaccatatGCCGCAAGGGGCTGTGGaagattggcagtcgatgtggtttcagtgtagagttgtagacgtccccctGACAATCCAGACCAGGGTGgggcggacccatcgtacttacagacttatattaatctagcatggtcggccagccagtactaggtcccgcctttgggtcatataacccagtcatgtgagggtaacacatgacaccaactagctatccatTAAATCCCACGTATTATACAGTGATATAAGATGTTTTACATGTACAGATATATAGCATGACATGTATACtactttcaaatatatttattCAGTATTTATCAGACATATTTctcagatatgatttatgtacagtatatgcttatgacacgTGAAATAcgtatgttgtcacacactgatattagtttatttcccttactgagaggtgtcttaccccagctctaaaatattttagggaatccAGGTAGGGGAGCGAATAGAGCTCTGCAGCGATAGTGGTCGCCTGATCTAccttgctagaagggtaagtcgttctactagggtcagatggattttggggtaaagatcctagggaactttatgttatggtattgtgtttgttggactatttgatatgtatatgttgtaGCCTTCCGCTGTTAGGGTATAAGGTTCATATCACAGGTTTATTTCCCAGCACTCACGGATCTGGCTGGATTATGTATGTGGTAGTTATGATTATTGGCAAGCTATtatgtgaaaatatatatatatatgtatggaaaTTAGGCAAGACGTTACACAATGACTAGCCACCTAGGTCAAAGGAGGCAAGGTTTGCCTCGATCCAAGTATCCGAGGtacaagaagaaaaaagaaggcT includes:
- the LOC131156434 gene encoding small ribosomal subunit protein bTHXm, with amino-acid sequence MAMMQWCGAVARRMMMTERSAVASSLFSPAASSSSSPAAVPILCGRGDKRTKKGKRFKGTYGNARPKRKQMIQRIKDKVEVPRSTPWPLPFKLI